One segment of Polyangiaceae bacterium DNA contains the following:
- a CDS encoding VWA domain-containing protein, giving the protein MIDNRIEVVFSFDTTGSMYPCLTQVRRKIGETVKRLMKEIPGIRIGIIAHGDYCDAGSTYVTKALDLTDDGDAIVRFVEKVGPTGGGDAPECYELVLHEARSLSWTKDYKKVFVLIGDDVPHGPNQNPKRLDWRSEVESLGKAGIPVYGVQCLNRRHATPFYAELARTSGGFHIGLDQFAYVIDMVLAVCLKQSSDEKLQDYEKEVKKQGRMNRGLDKMFGTMMKREASTEYGDTDLRAVPPGRFQALEVDRDMPIKQFVLENGLTFKAGRGFYEFMKTETIQGHKEVVLMDRKTGDLYSGERAREMLGLPPGATVRIKPASLEKYVVFVQSTSYNRKLIGGTRFLYEVEDWARMSEAA; this is encoded by the coding sequence ATGATCGACAATCGCATCGAGGTCGTTTTCAGCTTTGACACCACGGGCAGCATGTATCCTTGTTTGACGCAGGTTCGGCGCAAGATTGGCGAAACGGTGAAGCGCCTCATGAAGGAAATCCCGGGGATTCGAATTGGAATCATCGCGCACGGCGATTATTGCGACGCGGGTTCGACGTACGTCACGAAAGCGCTCGATTTGACCGACGACGGTGATGCCATCGTGCGTTTCGTCGAAAAGGTCGGTCCCACGGGCGGCGGTGACGCGCCGGAATGTTACGAATTGGTTTTGCACGAGGCGCGGAGTCTGTCCTGGACCAAGGACTACAAAAAGGTATTCGTCTTGATTGGCGACGACGTTCCGCACGGGCCGAACCAAAACCCCAAGCGACTCGATTGGCGCTCGGAAGTCGAATCGCTCGGCAAGGCGGGCATCCCGGTCTATGGCGTGCAATGCCTCAATCGTCGCCACGCGACGCCGTTTTATGCCGAGCTTGCGCGAACGAGCGGCGGTTTCCACATCGGCCTCGATCAATTCGCTTACGTGATCGACATGGTCCTTGCCGTTTGTTTGAAGCAATCGTCGGACGAAAAATTGCAGGACTACGAAAAGGAAGTGAAGAAGCAAGGACGCATGAATCGCGGCCTCGACAAGATGTTCGGGACGATGATGAAGCGCGAAGCGTCGACGGAATATGGCGACACCGATTTGCGTGCCGTTCCGCCGGGCCGTTTCCAGGCGCTCGAAGTCGATCGCGACATGCCCATCAAGCAGTTTGTCTTGGAAAACGGGCTCACGTTCAAGGCCGGCCGCGGATTCTACGAATTCATGAAGACCGAAACGATCCAGGGCCACAAGGAAGTGGTGCTCATGGATCGCAAGACGGGCGATTTGTACAGCGGCGAAAGGGCGCGCGAAATGCTCGGTTTGCCCCCGGGAGCCACCGTGCGGATCAAGCCCGCGAGCCTGGAAAAGTACGTCGTTTTCGTGCAGAGCACGTCGTACAATCGCAAACTCATCGGCGGAACGCGATTCTTGTACGAAGTGGAAGACTGGGCCCGGATGTCTGAAGCCGCTTGA
- a CDS encoding zf-TFIIB domain-containing protein, translating into MDCPRCKLALSSTEPYRGAETKHRRAEALRTIKHATGVEIDECPGCGGVFLDAGELRQIQSAAAKTKSNVTPPSHIQRVYDRGRQRAEHGDTPPTLTCPSCGGEMAARDWGFGTEVTIDTCLECFGVWLDYTELEALEEVFR; encoded by the coding sequence ATGGATTGTCCCCGTTGCAAACTCGCCTTGTCCTCGACCGAGCCTTATCGAGGGGCCGAGACCAAACATCGACGCGCGGAAGCTCTTCGCACGATCAAGCACGCGACCGGCGTGGAAATCGACGAGTGTCCCGGTTGCGGCGGCGTTTTTCTCGACGCCGGAGAGCTCAGGCAAATTCAATCCGCAGCGGCCAAGACCAAGTCGAACGTGACGCCACCATCGCACATTCAGCGAGTATACGACCGCGGGCGGCAGCGGGCCGAACACGGGGATACCCCTCCGACGCTCACGTGTCCGTCGTGCGGAGGGGAAATGGCTGCTCGTGATTGGGGATTCGGCACAGAGGTGACGATCGACACGTGCCTCGAGTGTTTCGGCGTGTGGCTCGATTACACCGAATTGGAGGCACTCGAGGAGGTTTTTCGCTAG
- a CDS encoding B12-binding domain-containing radical SAM protein, giving the protein MRIALLYPPPWKIPARGEAPDTNGDGPPAEYREGDLDADFYQIPYGLLSIAAQVKRAGHQVKILNLSAYPWARVEDVLSALDADLYAMSCWTANRRGVALVAKALRARRPHAPIVIGGPHATPLAKEMLEHHPAIDIATVGESELTFLEIIDRLAVGRSMRNLPGAAYRVDGRVEMGPDRASIEDLDTLASPHLLYDTHIFMTSRGCPWACTFCGAENSWGRGFRGQSVNYVLDVLEKTVPRLPVKMLLIKDDTFTTNRKRVLELCRGIRERNIRFLWSCDTRVDVLGEDLLREMRLAGCERLSLGVESGSPRILKQVDKKITVQKIIESTELAKKYGIKVRYFMMLGNRGETAETFRETLSFLDRAKPHQYIFSCLSIYPGTRDYDEATSAGWLDPETYFTGDFQELKVPFDASEEDTQLMSEWFRNNSGLRDSYRETAAECEAIVGRLGAHHAAHLDAAVAHYREDNLDAATGHAQKALDLGHPLPGLCLNLLAAVACQRKEYAKMQQLLTEAWQKDPQHYVLVRNVQKVKAWLAEAGPLRNMPLDVEAHADFQLLERTVQPMLPGALAADFANWGESDARAEGHEMRVPQAGSLASFQPRTRLRVVT; this is encoded by the coding sequence ATGCGTATTGCGCTTCTGTACCCACCCCCTTGGAAAATCCCTGCACGAGGCGAGGCGCCCGATACGAATGGCGACGGGCCGCCGGCGGAATACCGCGAAGGTGACCTCGATGCGGACTTTTATCAAATTCCGTATGGTCTCTTATCGATCGCCGCTCAGGTAAAACGGGCCGGGCATCAAGTCAAAATTCTCAATTTATCCGCGTATCCGTGGGCGCGTGTGGAAGATGTCTTGTCGGCGCTCGATGCGGATCTTTATGCCATGTCCTGCTGGACGGCAAACCGACGCGGCGTGGCGCTCGTGGCAAAAGCCCTTCGAGCGCGTCGTCCACATGCACCCATCGTGATTGGAGGACCTCATGCAACGCCGCTCGCGAAAGAGATGCTCGAACATCATCCGGCGATCGATATCGCGACGGTGGGCGAGAGCGAGCTGACGTTCCTCGAAATCATCGATCGTTTGGCGGTGGGTCGGAGCATGCGCAATCTTCCGGGGGCAGCGTATCGAGTGGACGGGCGAGTCGAAATGGGCCCCGATCGCGCCTCGATCGAGGACCTCGATACGCTCGCATCACCGCACCTTCTTTACGACACGCATATTTTCATGACATCGCGCGGATGCCCCTGGGCGTGCACGTTTTGCGGAGCTGAAAACAGTTGGGGAAGGGGATTCCGCGGGCAATCCGTGAACTACGTGCTCGATGTGCTCGAAAAGACGGTTCCGCGGCTGCCTGTCAAGATGTTACTCATCAAGGACGATACTTTCACGACGAACCGCAAACGCGTGCTGGAACTTTGTCGAGGTATTCGTGAAAGGAACATTCGTTTTCTTTGGAGCTGCGACACGCGCGTGGATGTGCTCGGCGAAGACCTTTTGCGTGAAATGCGTTTGGCAGGGTGCGAGCGGTTGTCCTTGGGCGTCGAGAGCGGTTCGCCGCGGATTTTGAAGCAGGTGGACAAGAAGATCACGGTGCAAAAAATCATCGAATCGACCGAGCTGGCGAAAAAATACGGAATCAAAGTGCGTTACTTCATGATGCTCGGAAACCGCGGGGAGACGGCGGAGACATTTCGAGAGACGTTGTCATTTCTCGACCGAGCAAAACCTCACCAATACATCTTTTCATGTTTGTCGATATACCCGGGCACGCGTGATTACGACGAAGCGACTTCTGCTGGATGGCTCGATCCGGAGACGTATTTTACGGGGGATTTTCAGGAGCTCAAAGTGCCGTTCGATGCTTCCGAAGAAGACACGCAGCTCATGAGCGAATGGTTTCGGAACAACAGCGGGCTTCGGGACTCTTATCGAGAAACGGCGGCGGAATGCGAAGCGATCGTCGGGCGGCTTGGGGCGCATCACGCCGCGCACCTCGATGCAGCCGTCGCGCATTATCGGGAAGACAATTTGGATGCGGCCACGGGGCACGCTCAAAAAGCATTGGATCTCGGGCATCCATTGCCAGGTTTGTGCTTGAATCTATTGGCGGCCGTCGCGTGTCAGCGGAAGGAATACGCCAAGATGCAGCAGCTCCTCACGGAAGCGTGGCAAAAGGATCCGCAGCACTATGTGCTGGTTCGAAACGTGCAAAAGGTCAAAGCGTGGCTCGCGGAAGCCGGGCCTTTGCGCAACATGCCGCTCGATGTCGAAGCGCATGCGGACTTTCAATTGCTCGAAAGAACGGTGCAGCCGATGTTGCCCGGTGCGCTTGCGGCTGATTTTGCGAATTGGGGTGAATCGGATGCTCGGGCGGAGGGCCATGAAATGCGCGTGCCGCAAGCCGGCAGCCTCGCCTCGTTTCAGCCAAGGACGCGGCTGCGCGTCGTTACGTGA
- a CDS encoding CAP domain-containing protein, whose translation MQRHTLFATAALALVLGACTGVISDVTDGPEEENLGGEGGAPGSSSSTGGQASSGNGGIGNTTSSSSGEMSSGGQMSSSSGDMSSSSSSSSSSAASSSSSSAASSSSSSSSSSSSSSSSSSSGGPVCGDLTCDMGETCTNCASDCGKGSGPQTTGLDSEEQAFLAIINDYRAQNGRGPLKACATLNRAAQGHSEDMRDKNYFSHTGQNGSTFTKRSCDACYKPACPVQTPMAENIAAGNSTASATFNQWKNSSGHNANMLGANYTVIGIGRATGGGTYGVYWTNVFGGADDGTCE comes from the coding sequence ATGCAGCGACATACCCTTTTTGCTACAGCCGCACTCGCACTTGTGCTCGGCGCCTGCACCGGCGTCATCAGCGATGTCACGGATGGTCCCGAGGAGGAAAACCTCGGCGGTGAAGGTGGCGCACCGGGCAGCTCGTCGAGCACCGGCGGTCAGGCATCGAGCGGCAATGGCGGAATTGGCAACACGACATCGAGCAGCAGCGGCGAAATGTCCAGCGGCGGGCAAATGTCCAGCAGCAGTGGCGACATGTCGTCCAGCTCGTCATCTTCGAGCAGCAGCGCGGCATCGTCTTCGAGCAGCAGTGCCGCGTCATCCAGCAGCAGCTCCTCGTCGTCATCCAGTAGCAGTAGCAGTAGCAGCAGCAGCGGCGGTCCCGTTTGCGGAGACCTTACGTGCGACATGGGTGAAACCTGCACGAATTGCGCGAGCGATTGCGGCAAAGGTTCGGGGCCACAAACCACGGGACTCGATTCCGAAGAACAAGCATTCCTCGCCATCATCAACGACTATCGCGCCCAGAATGGCCGCGGGCCGCTCAAGGCTTGCGCAACGCTCAATCGAGCTGCCCAAGGGCACAGCGAAGACATGCGCGACAAGAATTATTTTTCGCATACCGGCCAGAATGGCTCGACGTTCACCAAACGTTCGTGCGATGCCTGCTACAAACCTGCGTGCCCCGTGCAAACGCCAATGGCCGAAAACATCGCCGCCGGCAACTCCACAGCCTCGGCGACATTCAACCAGTGGAAAAACTCGTCTGGACACAATGCCAACATGCTCGGTGCCAACTATACCGTCATTGGCATTGGTCGAGCCACTGGTGGCGGCACATATGGAGTGTACTGGACAAACGTCTTCGGCGGAGCCGACGACGGAACGTGTGAATGA
- a CDS encoding thiolase family protein, with the protein MGKENSIVILDGGKRTPRADILVDNKVAGLFSCFSTTQLGGMAVKATLANTKLDPALIGHVVMGMAQHSHRDSIYGAQGMRWRGGLGNDVPALTVARICGSGAEAICVGSEIILAGMRHDEDRPFMVVGGAESMQYPFSLYGVRGQKVGAAVQKYGPIDTKTLPAGTHLQDMLLMSLYDPSAKLAMANTAEELGRRYEIRREEADAFALRSHVNAKKARDAGHFDEEIAPVTIASNDTGRDVVVKYDTHIIEEPSLAKMAKLPPAFEPEGIITAGNASAVVDGGAAMVIGKESDAEKHNAKPIARIAGMGVAACDPRIMGWGPVPAVRKALKKAGIEGKDVDVVEINEAFAPQALACMRDFEKMGIDPERVNPMGNAIALGHPLGATGAILTLTCAYALRRNKKRYGIVTMCIGGGQGIALVLESMS; encoded by the coding sequence ATGGGCAAGGAAAACAGCATCGTCATCCTCGACGGCGGCAAACGCACGCCACGCGCCGACATTCTGGTGGACAACAAGGTTGCCGGGCTTTTCTCGTGTTTTTCCACGACGCAGCTCGGCGGAATGGCCGTCAAAGCGACGCTCGCCAATACGAAACTCGACCCCGCGCTCATTGGCCACGTGGTCATGGGCATGGCGCAACATAGCCATCGCGATTCGATTTACGGCGCTCAGGGCATGCGCTGGCGCGGCGGCCTCGGCAATGACGTCCCGGCGCTCACGGTCGCTCGCATTTGCGGCAGCGGTGCCGAGGCCATCTGCGTTGGCTCGGAAATCATCCTCGCGGGCATGCGCCACGACGAAGACCGGCCCTTCATGGTCGTCGGCGGCGCGGAGAGCATGCAATACCCATTTTCGCTCTACGGCGTCCGCGGGCAAAAGGTGGGCGCTGCAGTGCAAAAGTACGGTCCCATCGATACCAAGACGCTCCCGGCGGGCACGCATCTGCAAGACATGCTGCTCATGAGCCTCTACGATCCGAGCGCCAAGCTCGCGATGGCGAATACGGCCGAAGAGCTCGGTCGGCGTTATGAAATTCGGCGCGAGGAGGCTGATGCCTTCGCGCTTCGATCGCACGTGAATGCCAAGAAAGCGCGCGATGCTGGCCATTTCGACGAAGAAATTGCTCCCGTCACCATCGCGTCGAACGACACGGGCCGAGACGTCGTCGTGAAATACGACACGCACATCATCGAAGAGCCGAGCCTGGCAAAAATGGCGAAACTTCCGCCGGCATTCGAGCCGGAAGGCATCATTACCGCCGGCAATGCCAGTGCCGTCGTCGATGGTGGCGCGGCCATGGTCATTGGCAAGGAATCCGATGCGGAAAAACACAACGCCAAACCCATTGCCCGCATCGCCGGCATGGGCGTTGCCGCCTGCGATCCGCGCATCATGGGCTGGGGTCCCGTACCCGCCGTGCGTAAAGCATTGAAAAAAGCCGGCATCGAAGGCAAGGACGTCGACGTCGTCGAAATCAACGAAGCGTTCGCACCTCAAGCGCTCGCGTGCATGCGCGACTTCGAGAAAATGGGGATCGACCCGGAGCGCGTCAATCCGATGGGCAACGCCATTGCGCTCGGTCATCCGCTCGGCGCGACCGGTGCCATTCTCACGCTCACGTGCGCGTACGCGCTGCGCCGCAACAAGAAGCGTTATGGCATCGTCACCATGTGCATCGGTGGCGGCCAAGGCATTGCGCTGGTACTCGAATCGATGAGTTGA
- a CDS encoding enoyl-CoA hydratase/isomerase family protein has product MIVGVIGSGSIGPDLAYGFVSAIAKEGGRVYLHDIKQEALDAGVARIQGYVQKALARGKLSESAARAVKDALVPTLDISDLAACDYVLEAATEDLVIKRKIIATLEGVVSPDCLIGFATSGIPRAEIARDAKVPARCFVNHPFFPAWRSLPVEVVLSGDAALGDRMLRTLEKLGKVPIITADAPCFAADDIFCNYVAEAARIAEEKVATPAQIDAIVHAAIAGGGPLNVMDLTRGNLLTVHCQELMQHAPTGSAWFAPPAILREVGNRSWHDPKNPGDARYDAALGKKVLDRILAVLFARTYFVVDQGICAPSDLDWLTRMALGFRKGLLSLAEEYGIDRVHAVCAEYAANHPGFVVPKSIAEKNLPAFRKNIVVSRDGNLGIVSVRRPEVRNALNRDTLGEIASAMKELGADESVAGIIFTSQDGALAGADIGELASLKTPADCEGICHFGHSVLEVIASMNKPVVAALNGPVLGGGAEISMACHARVVGPDLIVGQPEVNLGIIPGYGGTQRLPRLIGLAKAVDLLRTGRSMMAKEAHASGWATTVPTTDFMVAAKALIRKHLAGEIKLAPVDPAPIAVPETLPAVDLGHHSRVIDAILVSVLRRGLVLPLREGLAIEAQGFGRCKETVDLDIGMKNFVQNGPRVPAAFLHE; this is encoded by the coding sequence ATGATCGTTGGCGTGATCGGGTCGGGATCGATCGGACCGGACCTGGCGTATGGTTTCGTCTCTGCCATCGCCAAAGAGGGCGGCCGTGTGTATTTGCACGACATCAAGCAAGAGGCGCTCGATGCCGGCGTAGCGCGCATCCAGGGTTACGTGCAGAAAGCCTTGGCGCGCGGAAAATTGTCCGAATCTGCTGCGCGGGCCGTCAAAGATGCGCTCGTTCCTACGCTCGACATTTCGGACCTCGCCGCGTGCGACTATGTCCTCGAAGCTGCGACCGAGGACCTCGTCATCAAGCGCAAGATCATTGCGACGCTCGAGGGTGTCGTTTCTCCTGATTGTTTGATTGGGTTCGCCACGAGCGGCATTCCTCGGGCCGAAATCGCTCGTGACGCCAAGGTGCCCGCGCGTTGCTTCGTCAACCATCCGTTCTTTCCGGCATGGCGCAGTCTCCCGGTCGAAGTCGTTCTTTCCGGCGACGCGGCGTTGGGTGACCGGATGCTCCGTACGCTCGAAAAGCTTGGAAAAGTCCCCATCATCACGGCCGACGCTCCGTGCTTTGCCGCAGACGACATCTTTTGCAACTACGTCGCGGAAGCCGCTCGCATTGCCGAGGAAAAGGTTGCCACGCCCGCGCAAATCGATGCCATCGTGCACGCGGCCATTGCCGGTGGCGGACCGCTCAATGTCATGGACTTGACGCGAGGCAATCTCTTGACGGTGCATTGTCAGGAGCTCATGCAACACGCTCCGACGGGCAGCGCGTGGTTTGCTCCGCCCGCCATTTTGCGCGAAGTGGGCAATCGCTCGTGGCACGACCCGAAAAACCCCGGCGATGCTCGCTATGATGCGGCGCTCGGCAAAAAAGTCTTGGACCGCATTTTGGCGGTGCTTTTCGCGCGAACGTACTTCGTCGTGGATCAGGGCATTTGCGCGCCGTCGGACCTCGATTGGCTCACCCGCATGGCGCTCGGATTCCGCAAGGGTCTCTTGTCGCTCGCGGAAGAATACGGCATCGACCGCGTGCACGCGGTTTGCGCCGAGTATGCCGCGAATCACCCGGGATTCGTCGTTCCCAAGAGCATTGCGGAGAAAAACCTTCCGGCGTTCCGGAAAAACATCGTCGTATCGCGCGATGGCAACTTGGGCATCGTATCCGTTCGCCGTCCGGAAGTGCGCAATGCATTGAATCGCGACACGCTCGGAGAAATCGCCTCGGCCATGAAAGAACTCGGGGCGGACGAATCGGTCGCCGGGATCATTTTCACGAGCCAGGACGGCGCATTGGCTGGAGCAGACATTGGCGAGCTTGCTTCGCTGAAGACGCCCGCCGATTGCGAAGGAATTTGTCATTTTGGGCATTCGGTGCTCGAAGTGATTGCATCGATGAACAAGCCGGTCGTTGCGGCGCTCAATGGTCCGGTGCTTGGAGGAGGTGCCGAGATTTCGATGGCTTGTCACGCCCGTGTCGTCGGTCCGGACCTGATCGTGGGCCAGCCGGAAGTGAACTTGGGAATCATTCCGGGTTATGGTGGCACGCAGCGTCTTCCGCGATTGATTGGATTGGCCAAAGCGGTGGACCTCTTGCGCACGGGCCGTTCGATGATGGCCAAAGAAGCGCACGCATCTGGCTGGGCCACGACGGTGCCGACGACCGACTTCATGGTCGCGGCGAAAGCTTTGATTCGCAAGCACCTCGCGGGAGAAATCAAGCTCGCGCCCGTCGACCCTGCACCGATTGCAGTGCCGGAAACCCTGCCCGCCGTGGACCTCGGTCACCATTCGCGCGTCATCGACGCAATTCTCGTTTCGGTGCTCCGGCGTGGGCTCGTCTTGCCGCTTCGCGAGGGGCTTGCCATCGAAGCGCAAGGTTTTGGGCGCTGCAAAGAAACCGTCGACCTCGACATTGGCATGAAAAACTTCGTACAAAACGGCCCTCGCGTACCGGCCGCTTTCCTCCACGAATGA
- a CDS encoding sigma 54-interacting transcriptional regulator produces the protein MVVFEVTQGLATGRSFEFSDEIVHIGRAPSNDLVLDDTHVSGQHARLVVSGDRVVLHDLASTNGSWRIRGGVRVVIKPESGPVDIESGDIVEFGTGESVTALRVTLSDDADKAQVVAVRPLDQLVPAAAAIEQDPNRLGKLYAAQKRIGAAVDLDQVLIEVADAALFLVPMATHATVILRDDEEGRDSSSAAYVPIMTRVRLPSGVGGPPRGPIPVARSVYRKVVKERAAVLAADASTDVGHTESIMGASIRSTIGVPLFRGDDIIGVLQVDNRSAPAMLHASDVELLGVLAYNASLAVANARLIKRLVNAEERLQKENSFLKGREERRRGGKDVVIIGQSEAMNRVIGQLEKVVDTRVTVLLEGETGTGKEVLAAAIHYRSRRRDKLFVAQNCAALAETLLESELFGHKKGSFTGAVEDKKGLFEIADGGTLFLDEITETPLSLQSKLLRALQEGEIRPVGATSPKHVNVRIVTATNRNLEEEVKRGRFREDLYYRLKVFPIRLPPLRERREDIPLLASHFLQRYAEELGKHVGGFSQQAMELMVAYDWPGNVRELQNEVQRIVIQLDPGAFATPDLLSPRIRQVEGLIERAGVTRGNLKEMMDVVEKYLLLEALREHGNNKTNAARTLGITREGLHKKLRQFGI, from the coding sequence ATGGTCGTGTTCGAGGTAACTCAGGGGCTCGCCACGGGCCGATCGTTCGAGTTCAGCGACGAGATCGTTCACATCGGTCGCGCCCCCTCCAACGATCTCGTGCTCGACGACACGCACGTCTCTGGCCAGCACGCACGTCTCGTCGTTTCTGGCGATCGCGTCGTCCTGCACGACTTGGCCTCGACAAACGGCTCTTGGCGCATACGGGGCGGCGTGCGTGTCGTGATCAAGCCCGAATCCGGTCCTGTCGACATCGAATCTGGCGACATCGTCGAATTCGGCACGGGCGAGAGCGTCACGGCGCTGCGCGTCACGCTGTCGGACGATGCGGACAAGGCGCAAGTCGTCGCCGTGAGGCCGCTCGATCAGCTCGTCCCCGCGGCCGCCGCCATCGAGCAGGATCCGAATCGATTGGGCAAGCTCTACGCCGCGCAGAAGCGAATCGGCGCAGCCGTCGATCTGGATCAAGTCCTCATCGAAGTCGCCGATGCCGCGCTCTTCCTCGTGCCGATGGCAACGCATGCAACGGTGATCCTTCGCGACGACGAAGAAGGCCGCGACTCGTCATCGGCAGCCTACGTTCCGATCATGACGCGCGTCCGCTTGCCAAGCGGCGTTGGTGGCCCTCCTCGAGGTCCCATACCGGTTGCACGCAGCGTGTACCGCAAGGTCGTCAAGGAACGCGCTGCAGTGCTTGCGGCCGATGCATCCACCGACGTTGGTCACACCGAGTCGATCATGGGTGCATCCATTCGCAGCACCATCGGTGTGCCGCTCTTCCGCGGTGACGACATCATCGGCGTCCTGCAGGTGGACAATCGCAGTGCGCCCGCGATGCTGCACGCGAGTGACGTCGAGCTGCTCGGGGTGCTGGCGTATAACGCATCGCTTGCCGTCGCCAACGCGCGCCTCATCAAGCGATTGGTCAACGCAGAAGAACGTTTGCAGAAGGAAAACAGCTTCCTGAAGGGCCGCGAAGAACGCAGGCGGGGCGGCAAAGACGTCGTGATCATCGGCCAAAGCGAGGCGATGAATCGCGTGATCGGGCAGCTCGAAAAGGTCGTGGACACCCGCGTCACGGTGCTTCTCGAAGGCGAAACGGGAACGGGCAAAGAGGTGCTCGCCGCGGCGATCCACTACCGCTCGCGTCGGCGAGACAAACTGTTCGTCGCGCAAAACTGTGCGGCTCTTGCCGAAACACTGCTCGAGAGCGAATTGTTTGGGCACAAAAAGGGTTCCTTTACCGGGGCCGTCGAAGACAAGAAGGGCCTCTTCGAGATCGCCGATGGCGGAACTTTGTTCCTCGACGAAATCACCGAAACTCCCCTTTCACTTCAATCAAAGCTTTTGCGCGCCCTCCAGGAGGGTGAAATCCGGCCCGTGGGTGCAACGAGCCCCAAGCACGTCAACGTGCGCATCGTGACTGCGACCAATCGTAACCTCGAGGAAGAGGTGAAACGGGGCCGTTTCCGCGAAGATCTTTATTACCGACTCAAAGTATTTCCCATTCGCTTACCGCCCCTGCGCGAGCGGCGTGAAGACATTCCGCTCCTCGCTTCGCACTTTTTGCAGCGATACGCAGAGGAGCTTGGCAAGCACGTGGGTGGCTTCAGCCAACAGGCGATGGAGCTGATGGTGGCGTACGATTGGCCTGGAAACGTTCGCGAGCTGCAGAACGAGGTTCAGCGGATCGTCATCCAGCTCGATCCTGGCGCATTCGCGACCCCCGACCTCTTGTCACCTCGGATTCGTCAGGTCGAAGGCTTGATCGAACGAGCAGGCGTGACGCGAGGAAACCTCAAGGAAATGATGGACGTCGTCGAGAAATACCTGCTTCTCGAGGCGCTACGCGAACACGGCAACAACAAGACCAATGCCGCCCGCACGCTTGGAATCACGCGCGAAGGCCTGCACAAGAAACTCCGACAATTCGGCATTTGA
- a CDS encoding FAD-binding oxidoreductase → MRDQAKVVIVGGGIMGLSIAYHLAKNHGITDIVVLDKGYLCGGASGRNGGGVRAQFGSEENILLMRESIRMCRDFAAEMKINVWFRQGGYLFLARTDEARKRLEASVKIQNDCGLGTKLLEPKEARRVVAELDTDGILCASYNPDDGVVFPWPFVWGYAECAAALGVDIATFTEVTGFRTHGRRIEAVITSRGEIRTNRVVNACGAWSPNVAALLGVSLPNRPHRHEICSTEPLKPWLDPLVADLSDGLYFSQSMRGEIVGGISNHDVPEGLDMGSSHRFLALYARALTRTVPVLGRVKVLRQWAGCYDLTPDANPIVGPVDEVDEFYQASGFMGHGFMMAPVMGKLLAEHIAEGTNLPMFERWNLRRFAEGKLLAETMIIG, encoded by the coding sequence ATGCGCGATCAAGCCAAAGTCGTGATCGTCGGTGGCGGCATCATGGGGTTGTCGATCGCGTATCACCTCGCGAAAAACCACGGCATCACGGACATCGTCGTGCTCGACAAGGGCTACCTCTGCGGTGGTGCGAGCGGTCGCAACGGAGGCGGCGTTCGAGCTCAATTCGGCAGCGAAGAAAACATTCTGCTGATGCGTGAGAGCATCCGCATGTGTCGCGATTTTGCGGCCGAAATGAAGATCAACGTGTGGTTTCGGCAGGGCGGATATTTGTTTTTGGCTCGTACGGACGAAGCTCGAAAACGTCTCGAAGCCAGCGTGAAGATCCAGAACGACTGCGGGCTCGGAACGAAACTTCTCGAACCGAAGGAAGCGAGACGCGTCGTTGCCGAGCTCGACACCGACGGCATTCTTTGCGCCAGCTACAATCCCGATGACGGTGTGGTTTTTCCGTGGCCCTTCGTGTGGGGTTACGCCGAGTGTGCAGCGGCGCTCGGTGTGGACATCGCGACGTTCACCGAGGTGACGGGGTTTCGCACGCACGGGCGACGGATCGAAGCGGTCATCACGTCACGCGGGGAGATTCGGACGAACCGAGTGGTCAACGCGTGTGGTGCTTGGAGCCCCAACGTTGCCGCGCTGCTCGGGGTGTCCTTGCCAAACCGCCCACATCGTCACGAGATTTGTTCAACCGAGCCGCTCAAGCCGTGGCTCGATCCGCTCGTCGCCGACTTGTCCGACGGCCTTTACTTTTCGCAGTCGATGCGCGGAGAAATCGTGGGGGGCATCTCGAACCACGATGTCCCCGAAGGGCTCGACATGGGTTCGTCGCATCGTTTTCTGGCGCTTTACGCCCGAGCGCTCACGCGCACCGTGCCGGTGCTCGGCCGCGTGAAGGTTCTCCGTCAGTGGGCGGGTTGCTACGATCTCACGCCGGATGCGAATCCGATCGTCGGGCCCGTCGACGAGGTGGACGAGTTTTACCAGGCGTCGGGGTTCATGGGCCACGGCTTCATGATGGCGCCGGTCATGGGCAAACTTCTTGCGGAGCACATCGCGGAAGGGACGAACCTTCCGATGTTCGAGCGCTGGAATTTGCGGCGGTTTGCCGAGGGCAAACTCTTGGCCGAGACGATGATCATCGGTTGA